In Corylus avellana chromosome ca2, CavTom2PMs-1.0, the following proteins share a genomic window:
- the LOC132172619 gene encoding uncharacterized protein LOC132172619: protein MAFQKEYLDLVLVPCGLLIMFAYHLFLLYRYLNCPHTTVMGFENNDKIAWVERIMQIDKRDVGVALSVISSNTSAATFLASVSLTLCSLIGAWIANSSKEFLQSELIYGDTRPSTMSIKYISLLTCFLLAFSCFVQSARSFVHANYLISTPDSNIPAQNVEVAVIRGGDFWSLGLRALYFALDLLLWFFGPIPMFVSSIVMVIVLHYLDTNTTLLHQHRSPGNKMVKSVAD from the coding sequence atggcttTCCAAAAGGAGTACCTTGATTTGGTGTTGGTCCCTTGTGGACTGCTCATAATGTTTGCCTATCATCTCTTCCTCCTCTACAGATACCTTAATTGTCCGCACACCACGGTGATGGGTTTTGAGAACAACGACAAAATAGCTTGGGTGGAAAGAATTATGCAGATTGATAAACGGGACGTTGGAGTAGCTCTATCTGTCATATCATCAAACACATCAGCTGCAACTTTCTTGGCATCAGTCTCTTTAACGCTCTGCTCTCTCATTGGTGCTTGGATTGCAAACTCCTCTAAAGAATTTCTGCAGAGTGAATTAATCTACGGAGACACAAGGCCATCCACCATGTCTATCAAGTACATAAGCCTCCTAACCTGCTTCCTCCTCGCTTTTTCATGCTTTGTTCAGTCAGCAAGGAGCTTCGTCCATGCAAACTATCTGATAAGCACCCCAGATAGCAACATACCTGCGCAGAATGTGGAAGTGGCAGTTATAAGAGGTGGTGATTTTTGGTCACTCGGGCTTAGAGcactttattttgctttggATTTGCTGCTATGGTTTTTTGGGCCGATACCCATGTTTGTTTCCTCCATTGTTATGGTTATAGTCCTCCATTATCTTGACACAAACACAACTCTGTTGCATCAGCATAGGTCCCCAGGGAACAAGATGGTCAAAAGCGTGGCTGACTGA